In a genomic window of Mercenaria mercenaria strain notata chromosome 19, MADL_Memer_1, whole genome shotgun sequence:
- the LOC128550960 gene encoding toll-like receptor 8, with amino-acid sequence MENMHIITFLVVVSTAFILLVCDSKADVVCETTDKRMTCQYDIPKKIPPGVTEVYVENHKDINLSRNSFSDPRWKHILILQIYQNKAKTHSIQVHDSAFRELDSLSVFGIHTRGFSIGDRHRSNIFRGLENITELDFSGCVNLNSSFVALSLMQDGEFTKLRTLNLNEVNTNTGSRNINFSQLFIDMLVNKRIKNLSLRKTMIHFQPFIQKSVSEVTRFDLSDTSYSLSYRFSSPDDVFVPLLRLFGNTKLLNITNFKMFDTFWRGDRLRFTNLHCTDCTELCGVYIFNLLFVEYIYANNMLVDTGFPIEIINSTFNFTCRMNLKVVELRENNVRRIQGTTFHWPDQNFLRYLDLTGNKMSFLSSSVTSGLTNLTTFVLGENRLSDMSSSPEFINLFANCLNLEKLVLDRNGLSYLPESIFLRNKMLTYLTLKGNLLRKVTFNTKHLKYLQHLDLSDNLIHILDEQSMNNLNDVIHFQTYSNINLEGNPIECSCNSAPFIKWIQKHSVYMPHRGIMLNCTIEGRIVGIDDKTVAKTQFMCIRILVYVSIALAVVFAIAASTVVSIAVPKLIKRRRKNDQVRRFLQKYQNNQIKENFLCLLSYFNTDSTVAIEHIYKNMNETLKEITGPESDSVCIVERHFRAGAEIVAEIMRFVSESCVIVFIVSKSFCQSSWCCLEIKEAYEQQKPIVLIFCEEVDENEMPAHLKQMFQRCTRAKLVKQDEEFTVQPGGWEGLCDSIIHLASRQCAEELE; translated from the coding sequence ATGGAGAATATGCATATCATAACATTCCTGGTGGTTGTGTCGACCGCTTTCATCTTGTTGGTATGTGATTCCAAGGCAGATGTTGTTTGTGAAACTACAGACAAACGAATGACTTGCCAATATGACATCCCGAAAAAAATACCTCCTGGGGTGACAGAGGTCTACGTTGAAAATCACAAAGATATTAACCTCAGTAGGAACAGTTTCAGTGATCCACGTTGGAAACATATTTTGATTCTTCAGATATACCAAAATAAGGCAAAAACTCATTCCATTCAAGTTCATGACTCTGCTTTTCGTGAATTGGATTCTTTGAGTGTATTTGGTATCCACACCCGTGGATTCAGTATTGGTGATAGACATAGAAGTAATATTTTTCGCGGACTAGAAAACATTACTGAACTTGATTTTTCCGGATGTGTCAATCTTAACAGCAGCTTTGTTGCGTTATCACTAATGCAGGATGGAGAATTTACAAAACTTCGCACATTAAACTTAAACGAAGTTAATACTAATACTGGAAGTAGGAATATAAATTTTTCTCAACTATTCATAGATATGCtggtaaataaaagaattaaaaatctgAGTTTACGAAAAACGATGATTCATTTTCAGCCGTTTATTCAGAAATCAGTTTCTGAGGTTACACGTTTCGATCTGTCTGATACGTCATATAGCCTGTCATACAGGTTTTCATCACCAGACGATGTGTTTGTTCCGTTACTAAGGCTATTTGGGAACACAAAATTGCTGAATatcacaaattttaaaatgtttgatacgTTTTGGAGAGGAGATCGGTTACGTTTTACTAATCTTCACTGTACTGATTGTACAGAACTATGTGGGGTGTATATATTTAAccttttatttgttgaatatatttACGCAAATAATATGCTTGTAGATACTGGATTTCCTATTGAAATAATTAATTCAACGTTTAACTTTACATGCAGAATGAATTTAAAGGTAGTAGAATTAAGGGAAAATAACGTTCGTCGGATACAAGGAACAACATTCCATTGGCCAGATCAAAATTTCCTGCGTTACCTTGATTTGACAGGTAATAAAATGAGTTTTTTGTCTTCAAGCGTAACCAGTGGACTTACAAATCTCACAACATTTGTGCTAGGTGAAAACCGGCTGTCTGATATGTCTTCTTCTCCTGAATTTATAAATCTGTTCGCAAACTGTTTAAATTTAGAGAAACTTGTGTTGGACAGAAATGGATTATCCTATCTACCGGAGTCTATATTTCTTCGGAATAAAATGCTTACTTACCTTACCCTTAAGGGAAACCTTCTTAGAAAAGTTACTTTTAACACAAAACATCTCAAGTATCTACAACATCTAGATTTATCTGACAATTTGATTCATATCTTAGATGAACAATCAATGAATAATCTGAACGATGTGATTCATTTCCAAACATATTCAAACATCAATCTGGAAGGAAATCCAATAGAATGTTCATGTAATAGTGCACCTTTCATAAAATGGATACAGAAACATTCAGTATATATGCCACACCGTGGCATAATGCTTAATTGCACAATAGAAGGCCGGATAGTTGGCATTGATGACAAAACTGTAGCTAAGACGCAATTTATGTGTATAAGGATATTGGTGTACGTATCTATCGCCTTAGCAGTAGTTTTTGCAATAGCTGCAAGTACAGTTGTATCTATAGCCGTTCCTAAATTGATCAAAAGACGTAGAAAGAATGACCAGGTCCGGAGATttctacaaaaatatcaaaataaccaGATTAAAGAAAACTTTCTGTGCTTACTGTCCTATTTCAACACGGATAGTACTGTTGCCATTGAACATATCTACAAAAATATGAATGAAACATTAAAGGAAATTACTGGCCCTGAATCAGACTCAGTTTGCATCGTTGAACGACATTTTCGTGCTGGAGCAGAAATCGTGGCCGAAATAATGAGATTCGTATCAGAATCTTGTGTAATTGTCTTCATCGTGTCGAAGTCATTTTGTCAAAGCAGCTGGTGTTGCTTAGAAATAAAAGAAGCATATGAACAACAGAAACCAATAGTGTTAATTTTCTGTGAAGAAGTAGATGAAAACGAAATGCCTGCTCATCTTAAACAAATGTTTCAACGATGCACTCGTGCAAAACTCGTGAAACAGGATGAAGAGTTCACTGTCCAGCCTGGGGGCTGGGAAGGGCTGTGTGACTCTATCATACATCTCGCAAGTCGGCAATGTGCAGAAGAATTAGAATGA